taatagtatacagacataatatcatacagacataatatcatacagacataatagtatacagacataatagtatacagacataatagtatacagacaggatagtatacagacataatagtatacagacaggatagtatacagacaggatagtatacagacaggatagtatacagacatgatatcatacagacataatattatacagacataatatcatacagacattatagtatacagacataatagtatacagacatgatagtatacagacataatagtatacagacataatagtatacagacataatattatacagacataatattatacagacaaaatagtatacagacaggatagtatacagacatgatagtatacagacataatagtatacagacaggatagtatacagacatgatagtatacagacaggatagtatacagacaggatagtatacagacatgatagtatacagacatgatagtatacagacataatagtatacagacataatagtatacagacaggatagtatacagacatgatattatacagacaggatagtatacagacaggatagtatacagacatgatagtatacagacatgatagtatacagacataatagtatacagacataatagtatacagacataatattatacagacaggatagtatacagacaggatagtatacagacatgatagtatacagacatgatagtatacagacataatagtatacagacataatagtatacagacaggatagtatacagacaggatagtatacagacatgatagtatacagacataatatcatacagacataatagtatacagacataatatgAGACAGACATAAtatcatacagacataatagtatacagacataatagtatacagacaggatagtatacagacaggatagtatacagacatgatattatacagatatattatgTAACATTATTGATTGATACGGTATTTAGATTCAGATTTGATTAGATTTCAAGAGGAAGAAACATTTTACTATGAAGTCTTGATTCATTATTCACCAACTAAGTACATTAATGCGTATCTtcttaacaattaaacgcttgttagattgtatttattggcaagatcaatgcaatctgggtgatAGATAAATAGATTGACGCCCGTTAGGTTCGCTAATTTGTCCACCATGCCATCTACATATTAATCCTTGATGCGCTCAAAGTCAGGTCTATGTGACACAGCTCCGACATGCAAAGGTACTCTTGATTAGTTTAATCATCCTCTTCTGGAgatatttgattgtttttttttcatcatgcGTTCCGCTTTGTAGATTTTGGATACAGTCTGGTAAGCCCTTTCGTATATAGTTCCAAATGTACGAAGGTCCATCAATCACATTTATATCTTAATCAGATCTGTAATGTAATTGGTTTTATTGATTGCTAATTTGCATtattaatgacaaaatattttccatCCGTCACGCCAATAAATTAACTTGTACGATAACAAGTTCCCCGTATTCGGTGAACGGCAGATCATTGTGTATACTATCACAGGCTATCAGACACTTTCCGATGGGAAATGAACTACCAAATTGTGTTCATTGAAGTTACTTCCTAGCGGAAATTACAAAACGTGTTACGAGAGTATACAAATACAACTGTTCCAAAGACAGTTCAATGTGACTTTGTATATTAATCCCATTGTTTCATATTGGCATGAGACTAGCAAAGTTTTCGGGATATGAATGGCTTTATTTTCAAGATTGAGATCCTCTTAATGTTGCAATTAGTTATTTCGCTCTTACGCTCATCCCGTACTGATAGGTACCGTGCTGGTTTTCCTATCTTTGTAATGTTGACGGTATCTGATCTGGAACGCATATAGTTTTGACATAACGCTTTTTTGAATTTATGACTCAACGTCGACACACGATTATAATACCTATTTCTCCAAAAATTATCAGGTTTGTTTGCCGATCAAGATAAGTATCTTCCTTTATATCGCTGATGAGTCGAGAGGCAGGAAGTTAATAAAGTAACTCCGAGGATTCgttgatttctctgtcacgtaTTCAAGGCAATGCAACGCGATGTTGACGTGAACGGATTttcgacgtgacgtcattgtattgttggcGTGACTTCATTGTATGTTGCCAGCAATTGTTTACAACTGTCATACGCTACGGGttgacaaaaaaaatgaaaaaaaaaacaaccttggGAATGACAAAGAAATCTTGAACAGGCAAAGCGGAAGACACATCTGTGAATAATGGGAGAATTCTCTGTGACACCGTTGGTTGTACTTTCTCTGTTAACTCCAAATGTAAGACAGATATAACGTACTGGCATTGATAACCTCCCGAAGATAACCAGAACTTCGTCTTGTTAACAATTTCCATACATAGAATTAGTACCGCGGGAGAAAAATTAACTTCCCTTACCCTGAAATATCTTGCCGACGCGAAGGCAAAGTATAATTTAAAGTCTATATCGACATAACTGGTACAAAGTGGGAATATAatttagatttgtatggctaCTCTTGAAAAATACACAACGAAAATAGGACCAGAAACTCCTGAAGGGTGACCGTCTTATGTATCATTAATGACAACCGCCGTgttgatttgacctctaccgGAACATAAATACAGAATATGCACTGGTCGTTGTATTCGACCTGAAAATATAACCATCGGGTgtattgtatattatcataCCTCTATTTTATTTACTCTATACAAAAGTTAACTTGTTAAATAGACTACTTCCCTCCTTTTTGTTTAACCTCGCTTTGCTGTGCGCTAGTCCTGTGCGTTAGTCTTAAGAACTAGCGCACCCCTGAGCTAACACATACCTGCATCTTCGGGTATTTCCGCTGAGCCAATCAGACGCGAGTTGGGCGGAACTTGTTACCGAAGACGACGTTGGTAACTAGCGTAGCCATGTGGGCGGAGCTTGCTACTGAACGTGTCGCCTACTTGCAGACGACCGGTCAACTGAAATGGCGCTGTCAAGATTTTCGGAGCAAAGTAATTTGAAGTCCctacttgaaaaaaaaattctaaaagcACTAGGAAAACAGTGAAGATCTCTATGGCAGTGTTGGTGCATTATTTGGAGGCAAGGGACAAAACAATTGAGGAGATTGACAGTTGTCAGTCTGCCGAATGCGATCAGCTGTAAAAAAAATTACGCTGAATTTCAGGTGGTATATCCCATGTAGCAGCTGATGGCTACCTCGATGAAAATTTAGTTTTGTTATcggaaatatttgaaatcatgtTCCCTGCTTTGAATGAAAAAGGCATATTATCACTTGGCCCCTTTGCTACTGTGTAAGCTTATTTCACAGCttatggttttaaaaaaatctgcTAAAACAATTTCTccagtttgtatcggtataCTAAAACGGTTAAAGTATGTGGTTGAGggatatacattgtagcaaGTTtctggtgtcccgagacaaTGTCTATTTCCTTCGCCTCGGGAAATAAACCTGGTCTCGGGTCACCAGAAACTTGCTATATCCCTCAACCACATACTTTAACTGTATACTAACAGATACCAAATACACAAGCAGGCTGTATTCCGACTAAAATTAATACGGAACTCACAGAACATGTCCACATGCTGAAcatcattaaatgatatatcaGTTACATATGACAATAGCTAATTCGGCAGATGATAATTATTATGCTcgtttcattttgatttttgcaTAGGAAACAACAAGCAATCTGGATTGCATATATGTCAGCTTCAGACAAGTATCATAAATTAAAAGTCAAACTTTGGCTGGGTTTTTCCGAACAGAAAACCTGATCCCCAGTCAGCCATTCCGACCCGTTGCGTTGCAGGATTTATTAGCTGTACCCCGGTACCTTATTGGACATTGCATTATATTTCACGCAGTTAATTAAATTGTGTCAATGCAACCGCAGTAATTGCTCACGACGTATGAAATATGCAGGAAACAAATTTTTGCTTAAAAGTGTTGAAATAGATTTTATATGAACGCTACATGTAAGATACAGATACTACCTATTGTTTATTAGCGTGCGCCTGTCACGTATAGGTTTGGCTTATAACTTCGTTGACTAAACAACTTGATTTTACTGCTTTCATTAATCATTGAAGCACCCATTTTAACATTAGAATATACTTTATATTAGTCATTCTGAGATTTTATCATGTTAATTTTGACAACACCATCCAATTGACACTGTGTAATTAGGAACATGAAACTCTATATTCTCGTAGATCATGTATGGGTACAATGTCAGAGTCACTTTTGGTTTTTGGCAGTTTTTTTCGTCTGAGGTAAATggttttgcattgtttaacgtcctaacaacagctaagatcatttaaggacagcctactctgtgtgcgagatgcatgttGAGCTGAAAGAATGTGTGGTTTGGGAGGCTGtgatatgttcgtgtttgtctccttgttaTATTGCAGAACGTATGCCGAcgttatagtgctacctcaatgaaacatactgccgaagacactcagCAGTACAACCCATCCGGTCACCTCATACTGACAATGgtcgaaccagtcgtcccactcccgaAATTGCTGAGCGCAAAGCAAGACTAGCGGCTACCacttttaaagactctggtatgtctcagacagggaacagaacccaaggCCTAACTCACAGGGGCGAACCTTCAACTGCCAAAAGTAAGGCAGCGTCAAGGGAAACATAAGGAAGAATACAGTTAAATTCCAAAGGAGGAATGCCAATATGGGCATTTCTACGGCCAATCAGTGACAAGGCTAATACTTTGTAGGaagatacatgtacttaagATGAGCTGCATATTGAATTGTGTTCAAAACATCCGATTTTGTGTAGGCTCATAGGTTAGCTGGGAACTGAGGTGGATGGAAGcgaaaagagagaaaaaaatacctGATTATTAGAAACTATTAAGTTTGCATTTCTTTCCAGTTTTAAAACTTTGACGGATACATAGGCATAGTCAATATATGAGTTGTATTTTGGTTTGGAAAAGAAAGACAAAAACGCCTAACCCCCCTTTTTTCCGACGTCGTGACGTCAGGGGTGGCAATATGGCGTCATTATGGTGAGTGTGCTGGTATAACGACCAAGGTTAGCGATGTATACTGCGCACAGGATATTGTTTTGTATCATCTAGTGTTCAGGTAATACTGACCATACCGTTAGAATATAAAAACGTGGTGTGACGGTTTTGGATAGTGAAAATGGTTGCGTTTGATTGGAGGGATTTTCACCGTCCAAACTATGCTTGCGATATTAAAGGCTATACCTGTAAACGTAATTTATCTGACACGTTCAAACTTTAGCgaaaaaccaaattaaaacaggTTAGTGGAATGATGTATTAGCGTACCGAGCATggttgccatagaaaccaatgtaAATAGTGTACAACTAGCGCAATCGTAATTGAACGGAATGCTGCCAGACAGAAACACGCTAAAATAAGATACCACTAAAAGTAGGTTTACAGTAACACTTTTCAGTCGCATGCAGAAGCGTATGATCGATATGTCTGATATTATGAGACGGTTGCAAAATTTGCGCTAATTAGTTATATGATTAATATAATGAACATGTTTAACAAAGTTGATTTTATGTAGATTGTTCCCAAACTGGTTATCACGGTGTTACCATTTTAAGGCCACATTACAACTGTTTGTCAGCCTAATATTGGACCAGAACTTGTCTCTCCTTACTTTTGGAATCTGACATCAGTCCTTTGCGTGTTAATGTTGGTTTGTCGGACTGTGACAATAAGTGACTAATTGCCCACAGTTTTCCATTGTGAAAGGAGGGAAGTATGCagtaaataaaatgtgttagaTCTTCAATAATAACTTACTAATTATCGAGGTGTTTGTACTCGATAGAACCCGGACTTGTCTAATTACAGGCTTGTATCGATTACTTACctatttcaatatttaactaGAATCGATCGTttgttgaatgttttttttttaccgatGCCTAATATGCGTAGATATAGCAAAGACTCATTCCAGTTTGACCAACTTTTCAGTTGTTTATACTCTAGCCAGACTTAGTCATACCTGAGCACCAGGGttaattaaaaatacaaaaaacaaatgtaACTTTCAGGTTCTACATTTCAAGCCAATCAGTTCGCACTACTCTAATGGCCAAAGATACAAATGCAAGtaaattttctttttgataGTAAGATAATTCATATGTCAATCAATCTTTTAGAAGTTGAACCCTATTGTTATAAAGAGGTCACTATCGTCAATAACATAAATTAACAATATCAAGTGCCTGAAGTGTATCATTTCGCACCTAATTGTACGGTGGTGTCACTAAATAAGATGATGAATAAGAAATAAGCTGTCAGTGTTGTGATAGTTTGTATATGtgttacatgtactttaaaatcCCAAAAGTTGTCACAATGGAAGACACCGTATCAAACACGTACACCAAATTGTTTATTCGttttcaacatacatgtatatatatatataaatataaataagttTTAAGACTTGGCCTACCTGGGTTCTCaataacatatacaaatattgaattattatatataatattgatatttactaCTAATGCACACCAAGAGTTTAAAATTGAAGATATGGAATGGTGTGAGAGAATTGTGAAATTCAGTTTAACTGCCGGTAACCATCATAAATCGCTGTATCTTCGATTTATAAGGGCAACAtatctcctcctcctcctccacGATTTTGGTCTATTTCGAGTTGTTTTTGGTCGCCTCCTATTACTGATAAATCCTCAAAGGACGAAAGTTCTTTGGTCAGTTTAGTTCTTTGTTTtgtctactgtatctaactctcatttttgtgaaaaattttAATAGACATTTACATTGCATATTCCAAATTTTGTTcatctattttttcaataaaatctcTATTTGCTACATAAACCATGTTGATACTTTTCGGCACAAACGCAATCAGATTAAAATCTAACAATGGATTGTTTACCCATGAGACCTTATATCAACCATTCACCTATCCTGTTCTGTCAGCGTTAAGTATCGTAGTTAACGCTGTAAATGCAATCCGCAAACTGTTCAATGTTAATTGACAATATACTGATGAGAATTATACAATGAAATAAGAACCTAATGTGATGATTGATCCGTCTTATAAGGCTAATTATCTTTCCAAAGAGAATGATTAATATCTACGGAATTGATTAAAACTTTCGTGTGTTGAGTTAGAATGCTTTGTATTTACCTGGCTGTTTTCGGGTTGGGTAAGCGTGTATTACCTATTGTTTGTGTGCTACTAATCCACCATTAAAACCATTCACAATGCCTTTATTGGTTTCGGAAAATAATATCGATGCAATTGATTTAATATTGTCCAATAAAACAGggaacaaaaatatttaaaaacattaaacttTGTATAACTAACCCGACATACAATGACAACTAATACGTGTGCAGGTTAATAACGATACTGTGGGGTCATGGTTACAGAAATACAGACTCCCATTATCGTTATGGAAATGGTCTTTCTTGATACATGTAACTTTTGCATTCTGTACGAAATGAACCACAGCGACGAGTAAATCAATTCCTTTATATAGGAAATGGGATTCTCGTGGGAACGGACcagttgttgtttttaactCAAAGGAACTTTAAACTTTGTAGGGCAATTGCTAAAACCGTTTGGCTAAGAAATAGACTCACATTGATATGGCAATCGTAGAAGATCTGAAGACTGCAAGCATTCATGCCTAATATGTAgttaaggtacattgtatataacaatatactgGATGTTTATAGGTTGCTTTGCCAAAGTAAACGTTTACAAGAAATACAAAAGGATACATACTCCTTAGTCGGAGGAATGTGTTGAGTGATGTTGAACATGTTATAAGCTGTACGATCGTAGCATACGAAGACGCTAAGATTGGAAAACAATGTCGCTAATAGGATTATTCATTGTGATTATCAATGGTGCACTGCCGGTTTTATTATCCGAAAGTACATGTAACTATTTAAACATTCAACCTAAAGCGAGATTTTATGGTTTTGGTTTATATTACAAACCCAAGCAGACGATTACTATGTGTGCCCGTGAATGTTTTCTCCGATTAGAGTGTCTATCTATCACGTTCAATACCACAACTAAGCAGTGTAGAACCCACACCTCCGATCATATAAACCATCCCTGGAATGTACTGCCTTCCAATGACTCCTCGTACGCGGGGATACATTCGTGGACGCTGGTAAGTTAGACTTTAAGTGGGCTTTCTTCATCGGATCTGTATTCGGTCTTGATTCAGTTATTAAATGTATGTGTCACCATAACATTGGAAACGGTGCTGTCACCAAGCGCCATTATTTACATACAAGATACAACAAAGTACAGATGTTAACCTCTGTTGATGTCGATGCAATAATTTATTAACCGGAAAAAGATTTTATATCCAGAGGCTGGTGTTTTGATTGTTGGTAAGATCACGAACAAAAATAAAAGCGGACGAACGGCCAAGGTCGACTAGTGGGGTGAATTGTTTTGTCTATCAACTTGTGAGGTGCACGGCACAAGTTGAtcagaatttcaaaatctgtttttatttccgttTATTCCAAAAAAAGCACATAAACAGTGAGatttaatgttaatttatgggtaaaaagtaaaatactttaaaattcGTCTCATATAGGCGACGAAGATATTTTGACCCAATGAATCGGTGAATGCATCCCACAAGGATGTTGGGTGAGTACTAATGAACGCTTCAGTTTGACACCTTGATACAGTGGTATCTATATCATAGATGTTATACATGGCTGCTCAAACCAGTTAGAATTGAGTCAGGTACATATAGAAAATTTGAAGTTTAGCAACACAAGTTAAAAATCTCATGTAAGCATCGGTTGTAAATAAAACTACATGTTACTTGCAACGTGCCACAAACATACAAATCCGCTTATCGTCCACAGATAACGataacaactatatatatcCAACTATTGAATAGATAACTGGTTTTAACAGGAAAGTGCTTGACAATTTATGTGTATAATTGTGTATGCGTATTTAAGGAGACTAAGGATGTGTCACCAGATAGTATAAAAATATAAGGTTTTGTAGAGTATATCACTATATGTACCAATGGTGTACAAACATTTcctgtgtaatgttactgtacaatAATTATTTAATCGCGTTTCAGTATGGGTGTCCAGATGGTTCGAGTAACCATTTTAAGTTTTCGCAATACCGACACAAACACTTCCTGCTgtctttataaatattttgcaCTGAAGGTATATTCTACGGGTTTCAGATCACGACATGACACACATGATTCTGGTCTTTTTCAGACAAGAGGTTTGGAAGGCTGTTCTACCAGACCATGTCCTAAACAAACCAGATGTATACCAAT
The window above is part of the Pecten maximus chromosome 2, xPecMax1.1, whole genome shotgun sequence genome. Proteins encoded here:
- the LOC117321585 gene encoding uncharacterized protein LOC117321585, with product MSLIGLFIVIINGALPVLLSESTCNYLNIQPKARFYGFGLYYKPKQTITMCARECFLRLECLSITFNTTTKQCRTHTSDHINHPWNVLPSNDSSYAGIHSWTLTRGLEGCSTRPCPKQTRCIPIKNNNYTCIISECDFGVNIDYLTGWNWRPVGRTKTLKCRSNYYLNGTAITSTCLANGTWSYTDEIIAECLRIPETTTVEYNTTLPTNDSSTTDVPLNTSTVP